The Neoarius graeffei isolate fNeoGra1 chromosome 7, fNeoGra1.pri, whole genome shotgun sequence genome includes a region encoding these proteins:
- the rel gene encoding proto-oncogene c-Rel isoform X2, with protein MDVGEPCVQIFEQPKQRGMRFRYKCEGRSAGSIPGERSSDNNRTYPSIQILNTCGRGKVRVSLVTKNEPYRPHPHDLVGKDCKDGYYEAEFGPERRVIAFQNLGIQCVRRREVRDAIMQRVNRGLNPFNVPREQLLQTEEYDLNVVRLCFQVFLQDETGCYSIALTPIISNPIYDNRAPNTAELRICRVNKNSGSVKGGDEIFLLCDKVQKDDIEVRFFTQTWEARGSFSQADVHRQVAIVFRTPAYCDTSITSPVTVHMQLRRPTDQEVSEPMEFRYLPDDKDPYGCREKKRKHENLMKSFSSFTPGAAGSMGRKAVTNPRIKSEPNSYVKPPHHGLMRPPQQIIGNNLYQPQHMMPSTSASPAASYNQGQWVPSLHFSPASSNPGASNGVGMSQVNPVNSVPSLNTTGESGNSLPLLTTLDLEFLDTPGASANQPRQEQLEHSVQHSQQPLHRKETMPAGENIWPNLELPQAPGTQNGPANTGMMGINYTYSNSPDGNEIFNRLVGPSTGLHLKQEPQAQSTLAMLDPNNSTLFECTRSYAMLNYSPTSSSNQEAMRHAANVGASGSGQRNTQNPSFSLTSMVQEATLDNLSWPYNQYGGE; from the exons ATGGATG tGGGAGAGCCCTGTGTTCAGATCTTTGAGCAACCCAAACAAAGAGGCATGCGCTTCAGGTACAAGTGCGAAGGTCGTTCAGCAGGGAGTATACCTGGAGAAAGAAGTTCTGACAATAATAGAACTTATCCAAGCATCCAG ATTCTGAACACTTGTGGAAGAGGAAAAGTGCGTGTGTCACTGGTaaccaaaaatgaaccatatagaCCACACCCACATGACCTGGTGGGGAAAGACTGCAAGGATGGATATTATGAGGCAGAATTTGGGCCTGAACGCAGAGTTATTGC cttTCAGAACCTGGGTATCCAGTGTGTCAGGAGAAGAGAAGTCAGAGATGCCATAATGCAGAGAGTGAACCGAGGCCTAAACCCTTTCAATG TTCCTCGGGAGCAGCTCTTGCAGACGGAGGAATACGACCTGAACGTGGTGCGTCTATgtttccaggtctttttgcaagaTGAGACTGGATGCTACAGCATTGCGCTGACACCCATCATCTCCAATCCCATCTATGACAACC GTGCCCCAAATACAGCTGAGTTGCGAATCTGCCGCGTCAACAAAAACAGTGGCAGTGTGAAGGGTGGCGATGAGATCTTCCTGCTTTgtgacaaagtccaaaaag ATGATATAGAAGTGCGCTTCTTCACCCAGACCTGGGAGGCCAGAGGCTCCTTCTCCCAGGCAGATGTGCACAGACAGGTGGCTATCGTTTTCCGTACTCCTGCCTACTGCGACACCTCCATCACATCTCCGGTCACTGTGCACATGCAGCTGCGCCGCCCCACTGACCAGGAAGTAAGCGAACCCATGGAGTTTAGGTACCTGCCTGATGACAAAG ATCCCTATGGTTGTCGTGAAAAGAAGCGAAAACATGAGAATCTAATGAAGTCCTTCTCCAGTTTCACACCTGGAGCTGCGGGCTCTATGGGCAGAAAAGCAGTGACGAACCCAAGGATTAAAAGTG AACCAAATTCCTATGTAAAGCCCCCTCATCATGGTCTAATGAGACCACCTCAACAAATCATAGGCAACAATCTCTATCAGCCCCAGCATATGATGCCATCCACTTCAGCATCTCCAGCTGCATCATACAATCAAGGTCAATGGGTTCCTTCACTTCACTTTAGCCCAGCTAGCAGCAACCCTGGGGCCAGTAATGGAGTGGGTATGTCACAGGTTAACCCAGTTAACTCAGTTCCCTCCCTAAACACCACCGGGGAGAGTGGAAACAGCCTCCCCTTACTGACTACATTGGATCTGGAGTTTCTTGACACTCCAGGTGCTTCTGCCAACCAGCCTCGGCAGGAGCAGCTAGAGCACAGTGTCCAGCATTCACAGCAGCCTCTCCACAGGAAGGAAACCATGCCTGCTGGTGAAAACATCTGGCCTAACCTTGAGCTCCCACAAGCACCAGGAACACAGAATGGGCCTGCAAATACAGGGATGATGGGGATAAATTACACATATTCAAATAGTCCGGATGGAAATGAAATTTTTAATCGCCTAGTAGGCCCTTCAACAGGTCTTCATTTAAAACAAGAGCCTCAAGCGCAAAGTACTTTGGCAATGTTGGACCCTAACAACTCCACCCTCTTTGAGTGCACACGGTCCTACGCCATGCTCAACTATTCACCGACCAGCAGCAGCAATCAGGAGGCCATGAGACATGCAGCCAACGTTGGAGCCAGTGGATCAGGACAAAGGAACACACAGAACCCATCCTTCTCCCTCACCAGCATGGTCCAAGAAGCCACCCTCGATAACCTCAGCTGGCCCTACAATCAATATGGTGGAGAATAA
- the rel gene encoding proto-oncogene c-Rel isoform X1, with protein sequence MDAHFPILNMGEPCVQIFEQPKQRGMRFRYKCEGRSAGSIPGERSSDNNRTYPSIQILNTCGRGKVRVSLVTKNEPYRPHPHDLVGKDCKDGYYEAEFGPERRVIAFQNLGIQCVRRREVRDAIMQRVNRGLNPFNVPREQLLQTEEYDLNVVRLCFQVFLQDETGCYSIALTPIISNPIYDNRAPNTAELRICRVNKNSGSVKGGDEIFLLCDKVQKDDIEVRFFTQTWEARGSFSQADVHRQVAIVFRTPAYCDTSITSPVTVHMQLRRPTDQEVSEPMEFRYLPDDKDPYGCREKKRKHENLMKSFSSFTPGAAGSMGRKAVTNPRIKSEPNSYVKPPHHGLMRPPQQIIGNNLYQPQHMMPSTSASPAASYNQGQWVPSLHFSPASSNPGASNGVGMSQVNPVNSVPSLNTTGESGNSLPLLTTLDLEFLDTPGASANQPRQEQLEHSVQHSQQPLHRKETMPAGENIWPNLELPQAPGTQNGPANTGMMGINYTYSNSPDGNEIFNRLVGPSTGLHLKQEPQAQSTLAMLDPNNSTLFECTRSYAMLNYSPTSSSNQEAMRHAANVGASGSGQRNTQNPSFSLTSMVQEATLDNLSWPYNQYGGE encoded by the exons ATGGATG CTCATTTCCCTATACTGAACA tGGGAGAGCCCTGTGTTCAGATCTTTGAGCAACCCAAACAAAGAGGCATGCGCTTCAGGTACAAGTGCGAAGGTCGTTCAGCAGGGAGTATACCTGGAGAAAGAAGTTCTGACAATAATAGAACTTATCCAAGCATCCAG ATTCTGAACACTTGTGGAAGAGGAAAAGTGCGTGTGTCACTGGTaaccaaaaatgaaccatatagaCCACACCCACATGACCTGGTGGGGAAAGACTGCAAGGATGGATATTATGAGGCAGAATTTGGGCCTGAACGCAGAGTTATTGC cttTCAGAACCTGGGTATCCAGTGTGTCAGGAGAAGAGAAGTCAGAGATGCCATAATGCAGAGAGTGAACCGAGGCCTAAACCCTTTCAATG TTCCTCGGGAGCAGCTCTTGCAGACGGAGGAATACGACCTGAACGTGGTGCGTCTATgtttccaggtctttttgcaagaTGAGACTGGATGCTACAGCATTGCGCTGACACCCATCATCTCCAATCCCATCTATGACAACC GTGCCCCAAATACAGCTGAGTTGCGAATCTGCCGCGTCAACAAAAACAGTGGCAGTGTGAAGGGTGGCGATGAGATCTTCCTGCTTTgtgacaaagtccaaaaag ATGATATAGAAGTGCGCTTCTTCACCCAGACCTGGGAGGCCAGAGGCTCCTTCTCCCAGGCAGATGTGCACAGACAGGTGGCTATCGTTTTCCGTACTCCTGCCTACTGCGACACCTCCATCACATCTCCGGTCACTGTGCACATGCAGCTGCGCCGCCCCACTGACCAGGAAGTAAGCGAACCCATGGAGTTTAGGTACCTGCCTGATGACAAAG ATCCCTATGGTTGTCGTGAAAAGAAGCGAAAACATGAGAATCTAATGAAGTCCTTCTCCAGTTTCACACCTGGAGCTGCGGGCTCTATGGGCAGAAAAGCAGTGACGAACCCAAGGATTAAAAGTG AACCAAATTCCTATGTAAAGCCCCCTCATCATGGTCTAATGAGACCACCTCAACAAATCATAGGCAACAATCTCTATCAGCCCCAGCATATGATGCCATCCACTTCAGCATCTCCAGCTGCATCATACAATCAAGGTCAATGGGTTCCTTCACTTCACTTTAGCCCAGCTAGCAGCAACCCTGGGGCCAGTAATGGAGTGGGTATGTCACAGGTTAACCCAGTTAACTCAGTTCCCTCCCTAAACACCACCGGGGAGAGTGGAAACAGCCTCCCCTTACTGACTACATTGGATCTGGAGTTTCTTGACACTCCAGGTGCTTCTGCCAACCAGCCTCGGCAGGAGCAGCTAGAGCACAGTGTCCAGCATTCACAGCAGCCTCTCCACAGGAAGGAAACCATGCCTGCTGGTGAAAACATCTGGCCTAACCTTGAGCTCCCACAAGCACCAGGAACACAGAATGGGCCTGCAAATACAGGGATGATGGGGATAAATTACACATATTCAAATAGTCCGGATGGAAATGAAATTTTTAATCGCCTAGTAGGCCCTTCAACAGGTCTTCATTTAAAACAAGAGCCTCAAGCGCAAAGTACTTTGGCAATGTTGGACCCTAACAACTCCACCCTCTTTGAGTGCACACGGTCCTACGCCATGCTCAACTATTCACCGACCAGCAGCAGCAATCAGGAGGCCATGAGACATGCAGCCAACGTTGGAGCCAGTGGATCAGGACAAAGGAACACACAGAACCCATCCTTCTCCCTCACCAGCATGGTCCAAGAAGCCACCCTCGATAACCTCAGCTGGCCCTACAATCAATATGGTGGAGAATAA